Proteins encoded together in one Phyllostomus discolor isolate MPI-MPIP mPhyDis1 chromosome 6, mPhyDis1.pri.v3, whole genome shotgun sequence window:
- the WDR74 gene encoding WD repeat-containing protein 74 isoform X1: MLRRKCGCGLPGSVMAAAGARWNHVWVGSETGILKGVNLQRKQAVNFTATGQPRREEAVSALCWGAGGETQILVGCADRTVKHFSTEEGIFQGQRNCPGGEGTFRGLAQVDGTLITCVDSGILRVWGDNDKETSSDPLLELRVGPGVCRMRQNPVHPHVVATGGKENALKVWDLQGSAEPVFRAKNVRNDWLDLRVPIWDQDIQFLPESQKLVTCTGYHQVRVYDPASPQRRPVLEATYGEYPLTAMTLTPGSNSVIVGNTHGQLAEIDLRQGRLLGCLKGLAGSVRGLQCHPSKPLLASCGLDRILRIHRIQNPRGLEHKAPHLLQVYLKSQLNCLLLSSRDNWEDEPQEPQEPSKLSPEDTEADELWASLEAAAKRKLPDLEKTPGALQTRRKKKKRPGSISP, from the exons ATGCTGCGCCGGAAGTGCGGCTGTGGGCTGCCAGGCTCCGTTATGGCAGCTGCAGGGGCACGCTGGAACCATGTGTGGGTCGGCTCCGAGACTGGGATCCTTAAAG GGGTGAACCTTCAGCGCAAACAGGCGGTGAACTTCACTGCGACCGGGCAGCCGCGGCGCGAGGAGGCGGTGAGCGCCCTATGCTGGGGCGCGGGCGGTGAGACACAG ATTCTGGTGGGCTGTGCTGACAGGACGGTGAAGCACTTCAGCACCGAGGAGGGCATATTCCAGGGCCAGAGGAACTGTCCCGGCGGGGAGGGCACGTTTCGAGGCCTCGCCCAGGTTGACGG CACCCTCATCACATGTGTGGACTCTGGGATTCTGCGAGTCTGGGGTGACAATGACAAGGAGACATCTTCTGACCCA CTCCTGGAACTAAGGGTGGGCCCCGGGGTGTGTAGGATGCGCCAGAACCCAGTGCACCCCCACGTAGTTGCCACAGGTGGGAAGGAGAATGCTTTAAAGGTGTGGGACCTGCAGGGGTCTGCAGAGCCTGTGTTCAGAGCCAAGAAC GTACGGAATGACTGGCTTGACCTTCGAGTTCCCATCTGGGACCAGGACATACAGTTCCTCCCTGAGTCACAGAAGCTTGTCACCTGTACAGGGTACCACCAG GTCCGTGTCTATGATCCAGCCTCCCCGCAGCGCCGGCCGGTCCTAGAGGCCACCTATGGGGAGTACCCACTGACGGCTATGACTCTCACTCCTGGGAGCAA CTCAGTGATTGTGGGGAACACTCATGGGCAGCTGGCAGAAATTGATCTTCGGCAAG GGCGCCTACTGGGCTGTCTGAAGGGGCTGGCAGGCAGTGTCCGAGGGTTGCAGTGCCACCCTTCAAAGCCGCTGCTAGCCTCCTGTGGCTTGGACAGAATCTTGAGGATACACAGGATCCAGAATCCACGAGGCCTGGAGCACAAG GCCCCTCATCTCTTGCAGGTTTATCTCAAGTCTCAACTGAACTGCCTTCTCCTGTCAAGCAGGGATAACTGGGAG GACGAACCACAAGAGCCTCAAGAGCCCAGTAAGCTATCCCCAGAAGACACAGAGGCAGATGAACTTTGGGCTTCTTTGGAAGCAGCCGCCAAGCGGAAGCTCCCTGATTTGGAGAAGACCCCAGGGGCTCTCCAAACCAGACGGAAAAAGAAAAAGCGGCCTGGCTCCATCAGCCCCTGA
- the WDR74 gene encoding WD repeat-containing protein 74 isoform X2 — protein sequence MLRRKCGCGLPGSVMAAAGARWNHVWVGSETGILKGVNLQRKQAVNFTATGQPRREEAVSALCWGAGGETQILVGCADRTVKHFSTEEGIFQGQRNCPGGEGTFRGLAQVDGTLITCVDSGILRVWGDNDKETSSDPLLELRVGPGVCRMRQNPVHPHVVATGGKENALKVWDLQGSAEPVFRAKNVRNDWLDLRVPIWDQDIQFLPESQKLVTCTGYHQVRVYDPASPQRRPVLEATYGEYPLTAMTLTPGSNSVIVGNTHGQLAEIDLRQGRLLGCLKGLAGSVRGLQCHPSKPLLASCGLDRILRIHRIQNPRGLEHKVYLKSQLNCLLLSSRDNWEDEPQEPQEPSKLSPEDTEADELWASLEAAAKRKLPDLEKTPGALQTRRKKKKRPGSISP from the exons ATGCTGCGCCGGAAGTGCGGCTGTGGGCTGCCAGGCTCCGTTATGGCAGCTGCAGGGGCACGCTGGAACCATGTGTGGGTCGGCTCCGAGACTGGGATCCTTAAAG GGGTGAACCTTCAGCGCAAACAGGCGGTGAACTTCACTGCGACCGGGCAGCCGCGGCGCGAGGAGGCGGTGAGCGCCCTATGCTGGGGCGCGGGCGGTGAGACACAG ATTCTGGTGGGCTGTGCTGACAGGACGGTGAAGCACTTCAGCACCGAGGAGGGCATATTCCAGGGCCAGAGGAACTGTCCCGGCGGGGAGGGCACGTTTCGAGGCCTCGCCCAGGTTGACGG CACCCTCATCACATGTGTGGACTCTGGGATTCTGCGAGTCTGGGGTGACAATGACAAGGAGACATCTTCTGACCCA CTCCTGGAACTAAGGGTGGGCCCCGGGGTGTGTAGGATGCGCCAGAACCCAGTGCACCCCCACGTAGTTGCCACAGGTGGGAAGGAGAATGCTTTAAAGGTGTGGGACCTGCAGGGGTCTGCAGAGCCTGTGTTCAGAGCCAAGAAC GTACGGAATGACTGGCTTGACCTTCGAGTTCCCATCTGGGACCAGGACATACAGTTCCTCCCTGAGTCACAGAAGCTTGTCACCTGTACAGGGTACCACCAG GTCCGTGTCTATGATCCAGCCTCCCCGCAGCGCCGGCCGGTCCTAGAGGCCACCTATGGGGAGTACCCACTGACGGCTATGACTCTCACTCCTGGGAGCAA CTCAGTGATTGTGGGGAACACTCATGGGCAGCTGGCAGAAATTGATCTTCGGCAAG GGCGCCTACTGGGCTGTCTGAAGGGGCTGGCAGGCAGTGTCCGAGGGTTGCAGTGCCACCCTTCAAAGCCGCTGCTAGCCTCCTGTGGCTTGGACAGAATCTTGAGGATACACAGGATCCAGAATCCACGAGGCCTGGAGCACAAG GTTTATCTCAAGTCTCAACTGAACTGCCTTCTCCTGTCAAGCAGGGATAACTGGGAG GACGAACCACAAGAGCCTCAAGAGCCCAGTAAGCTATCCCCAGAAGACACAGAGGCAGATGAACTTTGGGCTTCTTTGGAAGCAGCCGCCAAGCGGAAGCTCCCTGATTTGGAGAAGACCCCAGGGGCTCTCCAAACCAGACGGAAAAAGAAAAAGCGGCCTGGCTCCATCAGCCCCTGA
- the LOC114499411 gene encoding 4F2 cell-surface antigen heavy chain-like isoform X1, with protein MSQDTEVDMKEVELNELEPEKQPMNAASGAAVSAVMAGGTEKNGLVKIKVADDETEAGTAKFTGLSKEELLKVAGSPGWVRTRWALLLLFWLGWLGMLAGAVVIIVRAPRCRELPEQSWWHKGALYRIGDLQAFQGQDAGDLAGLKEHLPYLSTLKVKGLVLGPIHKNQKDDIDGTNLGQIDPTFGSKEDLDTLLQSAKKKGLRVILDLTPNYRGQQSWFLPSQSATVATKMRDALQFWLQAGVDGVQIRDVESLVDAPSYLAEWHNVTKNFSEDRLLIAGTELSSLEEILRLLGVSRDLLLTSSYLSASGFTGKETEELVTQYLNATDNRWCSWSLSQVGLLASVVPAHLLRLYHLLLFTLPGTPVFSSGDEIGMKAAALPGQPAKAPVMLWGASSSANTSGPVSSNLTVQGQSGDPDSLLSLFRRLSDLRGKERALLHGDFHVLSSGPDLFSYVRQWDQNKRFLVVLNFGDVPRAAGLGASGLPASVSLPPGAELLLSTQPGGKEGDPVELQHLSLNPHEGLLLQFPYVA; from the exons ATGAGCCAGGACACCGAGGTGGACATGAAGGAAGTGGAGCTGAACGAGCTGGAACCCGAGAAGCAGCCGATGAACGCGGCCTCTGGGGCCGCCGTGTCAGCGGTCATGGCGGGCGGCACTGAGAAGAACGGTCTGGTGAAGATCAAGGTGGCCGACGACGAAACGGAGGCGGGGACGGCCAAGTTCACGGGTCTGTCTAAAGAAGAGCTGCTGAAGGTGGCGGGGAGCCCCGGCTGGGTGCGCACCCGCTGGGCGCTGCTGCTGCTCTTCTGGCTCGGCTGGCTCGGCATGCTGGCGGGCGCCGTGGTCATCATCGTGCGGGCGCCGCGCTGCCGCGAGCTGCCGGAGCAGAGCTGGTGGCACAAGGGCGCCCTGTACCGCATCGGCGACCTTCAGGCATTCCAGGGCCAGGACGCGGGCGACCTAGCTG GCCTGAAGGAGCACCTGCCTTACCTGAGCACCCTCAAGGTGAAGGGCTTAGTGCTGGGCCCAATTCACAAGAACCAGAAAGATGACATCGATGGGACCAACTTGGGACAGATCGACCCCACTTTTGGCTCCAAGGAAGATTTGGACACTCTCCTGCAGTCGGCCAAGAAAAAGG GCCTCCGGGTCATCCTGGACCTCACTCCCAACTACAGGGGCCAGCAGTCCTGGTTCCTTCCCAGTCAGAGTGCCACTGTGGCCACCAAGATGAGG GACGCACTGCAGTTTTGGCTGCAGGCCGGCGTGGATGGAGTCCAGATTCGGGACGTGGAGAGTCTGGTG GACGCGCCATCATACTTGGCCGAGTGGCACAATGTCACCAAGAACTTCAGTGAGGACAG GCTCCTGATTGCAGGGACTGAGTTGTCTAGTCTTGAGGAGATCCTGAGGCTGTTGGGAGTGAGCAGGGACCTGTTGTTGACCAGCTCGTACCTGTCAGCCTCCGGTTTCACTGGCAAGGAGACTGAAGAGCTGGTCACCCAGTATCTGAACGCCACAGACAATCGCTGGTGCAGCTGGAGT CTGTCTCAGGTGGGGCTCCTGGCTTCTGTTGTGCCAGCGCACCTGCTCCGACTCTACCACCTGCTGCTCTTCACCCTGCCGGGGACCCCGGTGTTCAGCTCCGGGGATGAGATCGGCATGAAGGCAGCGGCCCTTCCCGGACAG ccagcAAAGGCCCCAGTGATGCTGTGGGGTGCATCCAGCTCAGCCAACACCTCAGGGCCTGTGAGCTCCAACCTGACAGTGCAG ggccagagtggggaccccgaTTCCCTCCTGTCCCTGTTCCGGCGCCTGAGCGATCTTCGGGGTAAGGAGCGCGCCCTGCTGCACGGAGACTTCCACGTCCTCTCCTCGGGGCCGGACCTCTTCTCCTACGTCCGCCAGTGGGACCAGAACAAGCGTTTCCTGGTTGTGCTCAACTTTGGGGATGTCCCCCGAGCTGCCGGGTTGGGGGCGTCTGGCCTGCCTGCCAGCGTCAGCCTGCCTCCTGGGGCAGAGCTGCTGCTCAGCACTCAGCCAGGCGGAAAGGAAGGTGACCCTGTGGAGCTGCAGCACCTGAGCCTGAATCCGCACGAGGGGCTGCTGCTCCAGTTCCCCTACGTGGCCTGA
- the LOC114499411 gene encoding 4F2 cell-surface antigen heavy chain-like isoform X2 gives MSQDTEVDMKEVELNELEPEKQPMNAASGAAVSAVMAGGTEKNGLVKIKVADDETEAGTAKFTGLSKEELLKVAGSPGWVRTRWALLLLFWLGWLGMLAGAVVIIVRAPRCRELPEQSWWHKGALYRIGDLQAFQGQDAGDLAGLKEHLPYLSTLKVKGLVLGPIHKNQKDDIDGTNLGQIDPTFGSKEDLDTLLQSAKKKGLRVILDLTPNYRGQQSWFLPSQSATVATKMRDALQFWLQAGVDGVQIRDVESLVDAPSYLAEWHNVTKNFSEDRLLIAGTELSSLEEILRLLGVSRDLLLTSSYLSASGFTGKETEELVTQYLNATDNRWCSWSLSQVGLLASVVPAHLLRLYHLLLFTLPGTPVFSSGDEIGMKAAALPGQPAKAPVMLWGASSSANTSGPVSSNLTVQELSKLHCSLPDPFPTFSYTTQ, from the exons ATGAGCCAGGACACCGAGGTGGACATGAAGGAAGTGGAGCTGAACGAGCTGGAACCCGAGAAGCAGCCGATGAACGCGGCCTCTGGGGCCGCCGTGTCAGCGGTCATGGCGGGCGGCACTGAGAAGAACGGTCTGGTGAAGATCAAGGTGGCCGACGACGAAACGGAGGCGGGGACGGCCAAGTTCACGGGTCTGTCTAAAGAAGAGCTGCTGAAGGTGGCGGGGAGCCCCGGCTGGGTGCGCACCCGCTGGGCGCTGCTGCTGCTCTTCTGGCTCGGCTGGCTCGGCATGCTGGCGGGCGCCGTGGTCATCATCGTGCGGGCGCCGCGCTGCCGCGAGCTGCCGGAGCAGAGCTGGTGGCACAAGGGCGCCCTGTACCGCATCGGCGACCTTCAGGCATTCCAGGGCCAGGACGCGGGCGACCTAGCTG GCCTGAAGGAGCACCTGCCTTACCTGAGCACCCTCAAGGTGAAGGGCTTAGTGCTGGGCCCAATTCACAAGAACCAGAAAGATGACATCGATGGGACCAACTTGGGACAGATCGACCCCACTTTTGGCTCCAAGGAAGATTTGGACACTCTCCTGCAGTCGGCCAAGAAAAAGG GCCTCCGGGTCATCCTGGACCTCACTCCCAACTACAGGGGCCAGCAGTCCTGGTTCCTTCCCAGTCAGAGTGCCACTGTGGCCACCAAGATGAGG GACGCACTGCAGTTTTGGCTGCAGGCCGGCGTGGATGGAGTCCAGATTCGGGACGTGGAGAGTCTGGTG GACGCGCCATCATACTTGGCCGAGTGGCACAATGTCACCAAGAACTTCAGTGAGGACAG GCTCCTGATTGCAGGGACTGAGTTGTCTAGTCTTGAGGAGATCCTGAGGCTGTTGGGAGTGAGCAGGGACCTGTTGTTGACCAGCTCGTACCTGTCAGCCTCCGGTTTCACTGGCAAGGAGACTGAAGAGCTGGTCACCCAGTATCTGAACGCCACAGACAATCGCTGGTGCAGCTGGAGT CTGTCTCAGGTGGGGCTCCTGGCTTCTGTTGTGCCAGCGCACCTGCTCCGACTCTACCACCTGCTGCTCTTCACCCTGCCGGGGACCCCGGTGTTCAGCTCCGGGGATGAGATCGGCATGAAGGCAGCGGCCCTTCCCGGACAG ccagcAAAGGCCCCAGTGATGCTGTGGGGTGCATCCAGCTCAGCCAACACCTCAGGGCCTGTGAGCTCCAACCTGACAGTGCAG GAGCTGAGCAAGCTGCACTGCTCCCtcccagaccccttccccacattcagctacacaacacagtga